The sequence TCCTCTCAGTACCAGTGGGTGTTCAAGTCCTGGGCTGTGGTAAACCACCGGGTATCGATGTCCTTCAGGGTATCCATACCCTCTGTACCCCGCCTGGTGTGTGTGACTCCATACCCACCCTAGGTGTCCGATGCCCTCAGAAGTGGCCGTGAATGACCATCGTTTCAGAGGCAATCGGAGACAGGCAATGAACGCCGGCTCAACAAGCACAATTGAGTTAAACTGATGTGCTTGGGTTGAGGACTTGGGGTCATTTGTTGGGGGCATTTACACGATCCCATCACAAATTCCAAGTATGTGGGTCAGACACagcgtgaagctccctctacactgcctgATGCCAGTGTCATGTGACTCTGGACTCCAGGACCACTGATGTGGACCACCCTTGGTCTGGGATGGCCAATGGGTGACCCTCGGTTTTCTCTCCCCATTGTTCCTCCGTCTCCACCTCTCCTCACCGTGGAGCTCAAATAAAGTGCAACTTGATGCAGCAAAGCGATTCAAACAGAGCAAACCAGCCCAGGGCATGTCCCAGCCCCTGGTGCCTCGGACCTTGAAGAGATAGGTCTTTCCCTCGCAGTTTATTCGTGTGAAGGCAGCGTCAATGGGACCCTGCAAACCCCACACGGCCTGAATCAGCTTGGGATATCCAGGAGCAACACCTTCCTTATCCAGTTCGTAGAAGTGTTTtcctggggagagagaaacaaaatgggtCAGACACTGTGTGAagtacactgtcccgtcacacactcccggggtcagacacagagtgaagctccctctacaccgtcccatcacactcccggggtcagacacagagtgaagctccctctacaccgtcccatcacacactcccggggtcagacacagagtgaagctccctctacaccgtcccatcacacactcccggggtcagacacagactgaagctccctctacaccgtcccatcacacactcccggggtgaGACACAAACTGAAGCTCCCTCTatgccgtcccatcacacactcccggggtcagacacagagtgaagatcactctgcactccaaggaataaagtcccagcctgtccaacctctccctgtaactcagtccctcaagtcctggcaatatccttgtaaatcttttctacactccttCTAGTGTAAAAGCATccttcctatggcagggtgaccaaaactgaacacaagactCCCAAGGTGTGACCTCACTAGTGTCATGTAcagctgcaccatgacctcccaatctTTATACTCAACAAGGAAGCCAGTGTGTCAaaaaccaccttcaccaccctgtctacctgtgactccactttcagggagccatgtacttgtactcctaaggtccctttgttctacaacacacgCCAGGACCCTACTGTTCATTGTGGAAGTTCTACTTGATTtgagtttccaaaatgcaacaccttgcacttatctgaattaaactccatttgccgttctTTGGCCCACTTAGCTGATCAGAATCCCACTGCAATTTTTGATAatattcactgtccactatacccccTATGTTAGTGTTATTTTCCCTGGGACTTTATCAGAGTCTAGGGCAAGGTACCCTCCAATCGAAGTGCTTCCCCATTGGCAGATTAGTTCACCCCGGCTCTGCGGCCGCTGTCTGAGTGTTTGAAGGGGCTGCCCCCCatgttctggttgcacttcagccgcACTCTGCTGGCCTAAGGGCAcccggtgaggaggggggtgggtgggtcgcAGAACCTCCTCATCGGTCAGCTCCTGAGCCTGGCCTAGGTGGCCACTCGTGGGTCCAGGCAGTGAGCCGTCAAGGGTTCTGCCTGAGCCGCCTGCCTGTCCCTCTTCTGAGGATACATCCGTGcctgggtgtccctggagagggggTACGTGGTGTCCACTGGCTCTCTGGAGGCCTTCTGGTGGGCACTGCAGTGTATCCTGGATAGGGAGGGCAGCATTGTAATTTAACCAAGTTGTCAGTGATATCTTAATATCAGAGAAAATGGGCTTCTCTTCCACTGACACTGGTCACCAGTGGCTGAACCAGTGTCATCCCAGGAAATGTGGGCAGTATTGGAAGTTATTCAGCTTTGGTCGTGTGTGAAAAGCAAACTTATTGTCAAGTTCCAAGTTTGTAAATAAGAAACAGGATTGGAGTGAGGCTGCTGAGGCCCGTCCCAGCAGCTTTGTTCTGGTGGTTGGTGCCAGGGTGGGGGGGTAAAGTGGCTGCTGGGGGCAGGGCTGTGTGTGGCACGGTGTCACCAGCGTCTGCCCACAGCCAGCAGGCAACAAAGGTGTCCAAGGCCAACTGAGAACACGGGCAGAGGCATGCAGACACAAGCCTGGCGTGACTCAGTGGGATCTCCCCGCACCCAAAGCGGGAGCCAGGGAGTTCAGGCTTGTCAGCTGCGAGGGTGCAAGTCAGAAGCTCTCTCCCCTACCATCCTGTCCATGATGCAGAAGAAGGCtgggagagtggttggggcaaaCGTGCACATCGATCGcaacggtggaacaggctcgaggggctaaatggccttgtCCTGCTTACCCTGGAAAGCAAAGATCGATCCATTCTTCAGGTCGGTGAACGCATCAAATGGGCTTTCATTGAAGCACACGTTCATTGGTTCTGGCTCTGGCTCCGGTTCCAGGCTCGGCTCCAGTTCTGGTTCCAGGCCGggctccggctccggctccggctccggTTCCAGGCTGGGCTCTGGCTCCGGTTCCAGGCTGGGCTCCGGTTCCAGGCCGGGCTCCAGCTCTGGCTCCGGTTCCAGGCTGGGCTCCGGTTCCAGGCCGGGCTCCAGCTCTGGCTCCGGTTCCAGGCTGGGCTCCGGTTCCAGGCCGGGCTCCAGCTCTGGCTCCGGTTCCAGGCTGGGCTCCGGTTCCAGGCTGGGCTCCAGCTCCGGATCGGGATACTCTTCAAACGTCCCATTCCCAAAGAGATCAGAGTCTCGTGTTTCAAAACCATCAATCTCATCCTCAGGAATGGCAAACACATCCCCACGGGCTGACAACAGAGAAAACATTGTTAGTCAATGCTACTAAACTAATCATTTTCTCAATagagtcagacacagagtgaaggtccctttacaccgtcccgtcacacactcccggggtcagacacagggtgaagctccctccgcaccgtcccatcacacactcccggggtcagtcaCAGGATGTAGCTCCctccacacactcccagggtcagacacagggtgaagctccctctatgccgtcccatcacacactcctggggtcagtcacagagagaagctccctctacaccgtcacATCAGATAAAATCCATCATCAACTGTAAGgaagttactccagcagtttgtttattgctgtgaagacccatctggttcactgaagcCCTGTAGGGAAGGAGATTGGCCGTCCTTACCTGATATGATCCAcacgtgactccagacacacaccAGTGTGGTCGGCactgaactgccctctgaagtgtcCCAGCAAGCCAGTCAGTTagtaatagagagatacagcacagaaagaggcccttcggcccaccgaatctGTGCTCTCCATCTGCCATGCActtaccctaacccatttcattcccatcaactcccaccaggttctacccctcacccacacaccaggggacaatttacagtggccagttaacctactgacctgcacatctttgggatgtggaagggaaacGAATAAGATAAGGCaagaaagatttctttattagtcacatgtacatcgaaatgcacattgaaatgcaccttttgcatagagtgttctgggggcagcccacaagtgtcaccgtacttccagcaccagcatagcacgcccacaacttcctaacccgtacgtctttggaacgtgggaggaaaccggagcacctggaggaaacccacacagacacggggagaacgtacaaactccttacagacagcggccggaattgaacctgggtcgctggcgctgtaaaagcgttacgctgacTGCCACACTACtgtggagcacccgggggaaaccagtggtcacagggagaacgtgcaaactccacacagacagcgcccaaggttgggattgaagccgggtctctggagccgtgaggcagctgcactacccgcTGTGCCTGTATCTCCAGCATGGAGGTTCTGACGTTGATCAACCAGCTCCACAGAGAAGCAATGTCATCCACCCACATAACTCCCAGGAGCGACACCCGCATGTACGTACATATGTGTCCATGTCTGTGTGTACACGGATGTATGTGTGCCTtccgcatgtgtgtgtgtgtgtgtgtgtgtgcgcgcgcgcacgtgtcagtgtgtgtgtgcacgtgtcagtgtttgtatgtgtgtgtgcatgtcagtgtgtgtgtgcacgtgtcagtgtttgtatgtgtgtgtgcatgtcagtgtgtgtgtgtgcacgtgtcagtgtttgtgtgtgtgtgcacgtgtcagtgtttgtatgtgtgtgtgcatgtcagtgtgtgtgtgtgcgtgtcagtgtttgtgtgtgggtgtgtgtgtgggtgtgagcgtgtcagtgtgtgtgaggagtggtgtgtgcgtgtcagtctgtgtgtgtgagcggatttgtgtgtgcgtgtctgtgtgtgtgtgtgtgcacgtgcgcgcatgtcagtgtgtgtgtgtgtgtgtgtgtgtgtgtgtgtgtgtgtgtgtgtgaggagtggtgtgagtgagtgtgaggtGGTGTGTGTGCGTTGGGAGCACTCTTTACTTTTCACACAGACGGAGTAGTAATCCTTGCAGCAGCTGGCGTAGAAAGCACAGAGGGCATCACACTGGCACTTCACCGCCGGCTGGAAGCCCAGGTCACAGCGACCAACGCAGGATCCTGTAAAACACACACAGCGCAGGGAGCTCAACACAGGGCACCACTCGCCAGTCATCGTGTCAAAGCAGGTTCAGTCCTAAAACACTGTGGGAAGGGCGGAACTGAAGGAGAGTCacaccgcccccccacagtgtgaccctccctcagtaccacccttttttttattataaacatttattagctaaaagctctacaaaaaggacaaccagtgtcaatacactacatctaatacagaaaagcagaaactacgcaacgacagaactacagtagagaatgcaaactaatactaacgaacacacacgcaacactacacccgttaacgcaacacgcgacacttcaaataagaatcgcgtttgtaccgtccatgacacacgcgaccccctgaggggcccaccgagcacggaactcaaccagggtgcccgtggAGACCACGTGCTCccttcagtaccacccctcccactgtgtgaccctccctcagtaccgtccctcccacagcaagggaggagaaagacagagagagactgagaagaaaggagagagtgagtgagaggaaggagagagagagagagagagagagagagagagacagagagacagagagacagagagacagagagacagagagagagagagagatggagagagagccCTAGCTGCACATTGACCCACAGCTCAGGTTTCTATAGTCACGAGTGACTGGGAATCTCTGCTCCATGACCACTCCCAGCGGGGACAGAGGGTCCGAGGTGGGATTGAGGAGCTCGGTGCTGAGATCTGGGAGCTCCCAGAGCCCCAGGATCCATGACAGAAGGAGAgcaccacctcacaatctacccgcccacccatcacccacctcctGGCCCGTCTCCAGGAGAGTCTGTGGCTCCCTCATGGGCCTCAgcacccacagaaccagagtggaagggtCATCCTGGATCCCAGGGGGAGGAATCGTTCCCACTGGCAGCAGCAGGACTGGTGCCTGGGACATGTGCATGCTCAGATGGGTCTCGAGCCCTCCCTCCACCCTGCCCTGTGCTTTGACTGACCTTTGGATCTTCCTCTGTTTgcatgctggggaggggggtggagggaggggaggggaggggagcggagcaGAGGGTGTGCTCAGCACCTCCACCACATAGGACCTCTGCCTTCAAGCAGCCACCCACCTCTGCTTGAAGCTATACCGGTCACTCCTgcatcgtcactgggtctgaatcccagGACCAATGCTTCCTGCATGGAATTATAGAGGGATCcaccacagaaagaggcccttcagcccatcgagtccatgccaaccatcaactacccatttacactaatcctacattaatcccattgttttattcccccccccccagattctactctcacctgcacacaagggggcaatttacaggggggATtaacccacaacccccccccgtCACTGGGCTGCAGTCCTGTCCCCCTGCAGGCAGGAGTGATTGACAATGGCAGCTCACCAGCAGCCCCTCGAAGTCATTGCCAATGCGCGGACCCTGAATAGACAGACGAGGACGTGTATCTGGacaaatcaccaaggcagagagggcTACAGACCCACGGCTGGTCAATGGGATCAGTGTCGATGgttacctgatggtcagcatgggcagcCCAGCCCAGCagaaggacatttggcccatctgccTCATGCCAGCTCTCTGCAGAGCGATGCACGTGGCCCAGTTCGCCTCACTCTCCCCCCTTGGACCCACAGGTTGACTCCCCTCCAGTGCTGATCTAATTTCCTTCTGAGATCATTGACCGTCTCCACTCCCACtgccctgaccccccccccccccccccacaatcccCCCTGGCAGAGGTTGCAGGGACATTAACCCTCGCTGTGCCAGGATGGTACTTGATGTATCCACCGAAACCTGCAGTTGTGCCCACGGTCCTTTCTCATTCgccaatcctctggcacctccCCATATCTGGAGAAGATCAGGGGGTTACTGGACCCCTTCCACTCTCTCCACCATCCACCCCTCCCTAACCTCCCTTCATAACCTGGGATGCAGCAGGCAAGTTGTCCTCACTGAGATGGCCAGCCTTTCCCGTACATGGTGACCATCACTtttcaccccacccaccccctccaccacctcttctgctGGTACATTGTCCACATTCTCCTCCTTAGTCAACACCGCACAAAGTGCCCACTGAGGCCTCCAGCCTTACCCCACACCTCCAAACATGCATCACCCTCTTGGTCTCTAATGGGCCCCATCCCATCTCCCACATCACACTTGCTGTTCACAAGCCGATGGAACATCCGTGGGTCCGCATTCACGTCACTCCTCACCAGCCACCTTGTCCTCTTCACTACTCCCCTTATCTTACGTACTCGGCTGCTTCTTGGTTGAGGACGTTCCATCACTCGCAGCCTTTCTGTAGTTTCATCGTATCCCCTCCAGCCCTCATCGAGCCAGGAGCCCGGGGGATTCCCCTGCCCTCCTCTCCTGTACCTGACACATCTTCTTGAAGATCCCTCACAGATCTTCCACCGATCCTTGGTCATCTTGTTCTTTCGTTTCCCCCCATTTTCTGGTCCCCTTATCACAACACCTGACTAAACTGGGTCTCTCATCAATGGATACCTGGCCTGACTGAAGTAGGCCCCATTTTCAGTGGTCTCACTAAACAGGGCCCAGGGTTACTGCCAGAAACCCGGCTGTGAAAGGGGCAAAGCATTGGGGTTACCTTCGTCTGCAGCCACGGCGCTGAGGCACGAGAGGGTGAGAAGGACGACCAGCAGCTCCATGACTGAACATCCGCTGCACTCTGGAACGGGACCTCAGGATTTAACCTCCCTGTGTTTGCGTTGTTGGGACATTTGTTTAAACTGTCCTGTTGACTTCCAGTAATGTTTAGCGAACATTTGAAGCCTATCgatttttgattttattcttgTAAATTGCCAAAGTTCTTTGACGTGGGTTTGGAAATGAAGCTTTCTTTATATTGAGCCCATCACTGGGGGTCCGCTCTGTGCTGTGCCCCAGAAATTCTGGGTGAACATCTCAAGCCCAAACTCCACAGGACGTGCCAGAGAAAGAGTTGTTTCATGCCTGAGTAAGCACAGGGGTTCGCTTCATCTGTAAACCAGTGACTCAGCAACATACGGCAATGACTGGGGCCACTTTTGGTGCCGTCatttaaaagataaaaatattttaattttcagttttccTGTACCTCTGGCACCCAGGACATTCCTGGGGTCCTGGGAGATttggaagtgtggtcactgtggaAATTTAGATATACAGTGGGAAAATCCCTccgtactgcccctcccacagtgtgaccctccctcagtactgcccctcccacagtgaccctccctcaatactgcacctcccacagtgaccctccctcagtactgcccctcccacagtgaccctccctcaatactgcacctcccacagtgaccctccctcagtactgcccctcccacagtgaccctccctcaatactgcacctCCCACAGTGACTCTCcctgtaccacccctcccacagtgcagtgctccctcaccacccctcctatagtgtgactctccctcagtactacccctcccagaGTATGAcattcaatgtgtgtgtgtgtgtgtgtgtgtgtgtgtgtgtgtgtgtgtgggacccatcccccagtgaggatcagtgtgtgtgtgggacctgtcccccagtgagggtcagtgtgtgtgtggaacccgtcccccagtgagggtcagtgtgtgtgtgtgtgtgtgggacccgtcccccagtgagggtcagtgtgtgtgtgggacccgtcgcccagtgagggtgagtgtgtgtgtgggacctgtcccccagtgagggtcagtgtgtgtgtgtgggacccgtcccccagtgagggtgagtgtgtgtgtgggacccgtccatTACGAGAGTCATTTATCAGTGTGTCCGTAGTGCATATTGAAGTTTTGATTTGCTTTACAGGATGGTATCACCAACTtgtgaaataaataaacaatgttacgtaagataagatctttatcagtcacgtgtacatcgaaacacacagtgaaatacatcttttccgtagagtgttctgggggcagcccgcaagtgtcgccacgcttccggtgccaacatagcacgtccacagcttcctaacccgtacgtctttggaatgtgggaggaaaccggagcacccggaggaaacccacacagacacggtgagaacgtacaaactccttacagacagcggccagaattgaacccgggtcgctggcgctgtaatagcgtgacgctaaccgctgcactactgtgcgtGTTGCACACTTGGGGCTCAGTGGGAGTTTGCTGCTGTCTGAGAGAACAGTATTGAGACAagctttttaattgtttttttgggGTAGGGCATTCACTGAACTTTTATCTAACggtgaaactgaaagaaaaatttcCATTTCCAGGACACTTCCAAGGACATCAGTGCTTTGTGAAGCACGTTATGGCCAACCACATACTGGTGAGGTGCAGCCACTGTTGGAGGAAAGCTGGAGGCCGAGttaggcacagcaagctcccacaatgtgATTGTCCATTGCTGTGTCACCGATGGATTGACAACCATTGGCCAGGGCCCCAGGGAGGAGGGGCGGACAGtcgaggctgcaggtgctggagtctggaggaACAGGGAGGTGTCGTGGAGACTGTGGTGGTTGGTGGGCATGTGGTGGGCAATGGTACGGACCTATCCAGTAAGACagaccatgggggggggggtgggtggtcagAGACCATGGAGGGTGGGTCAGGGACAGAccgcgggggaggggggggcacgGTTCAGACAGACCATGGGGAGTGGGTCAGagaccatggggggggggggcggtgagacGAGGTGGAgaatggcagcaaaagtgatgaaagcATCGAGCTGTGAGAGGCTGGAGCTCACGGCACCAACACAGTCAAGATGCCGCAGAGTACTGAGGGAGGACCAAACCCAGGACCTCTCTACGCATCCGATGAAGGCACCGTCACAACCTGGATCCATGGGAGGTCCCATTGCTACTCCTCTCATTTGGAGAgagttaaagaaaaatattcctcAGAGTGAGGATGATtccgggagggggagggtgggagggagacagGTTGAAGGTAGAAGTGaagggtccttcagcccatgagcaCTGTGCAGGGTTGGAGGTCTTAACTCCAAACACCCTTCCTCAATCAGCCAGAGGCTGTGCTGGCGCTCTGGATGCAGTCGTGGAGTCCACCAGAGGATTATGACCGGAGAGGGCACACTCCAGGGTCGTCCATCACCGCCATCTTCAGCAGGCCCAGCGTGAGGTGTCATTGTgtctcctctcccatcccatccccatccTGGGACACAGGACAGCTCgtcctccaccacccactggtCCTCCACCATCCCAGAGATCCATAGGAAGTGGTTGGTCCTCCACCTTCCCAGAgatccacaggaagtggttggtcCTCCACCATCCCAGAgatccacaggaagtggttggtcCTCCACCTTCCCAGAGATTCACGGGAAGTGGTTGGTCCTCC comes from Pristis pectinata isolate sPriPec2 chromosome 21, sPriPec2.1.pri, whole genome shotgun sequence and encodes:
- the vtna gene encoding vitronectin a; the protein is MELLVVLLTLSCLSAVAADEGSCVGRCDLGFQPAVKCQCDALCAFYASCCKDYYSVCVKTRGDVFAIPEDEIDGFETRDSDLFGNGTFEEYPDPELEPSLEPEPSLEPEPELEPGLEPEPSLEPEPELEPGLEPEPSLEPEPELEPGLEPEPSLEPEPEPSLEPEPEPEPEPGLEPELEPSLEPEPEPEPMNVCFNESPFDAFTDLKNGSIFAFQGKHFYELDKEGVAPGYPKLIQAVWGLQGPIDAAFTRINCEGKTYLFKDNLYWRFNNGIMEDGFPKLIRDGFPGIPSSIDAALALPASGISGKERVYFFKGRDYWQYVFNNQPSQLDCARISISIPFQRYTYIMADSWEDFFSMLFESPRRAGASGPFRISRYWRGLPTHVDSAMIGKLFMIRQLKNPKRKRKHPHYGQRWPKGQRRQHSSSAEDDPFTLMPSQSVYFFVGGEYYRVDLETKRVVRAWPRYPRSIAKYWFKCKHVSE